From one Rhodothermales bacterium genomic stretch:
- a CDS encoding aspartate carbamoyltransferase catalytic subunit: protein MVSDVSSEQLLALRHRHLLGLATYAGDEIQLILDTAREFREVLERPIKRVPTLRDVTVVNLFFESSTRTRISFELAEKRLSADTVNFSASASSVAKGETLKDTARNIEAMKIDMVVIRHRSAGAAHFLTRCVDSVVINAGDGAHEHPTQGLLDLLTMSDSFRTFEGLNVSIIGDISHSRVARSNIHGLKALGANVTLCGPTTMMPFGIEAMGVRVTHRLDEALEGCDVAMALRIQLERQEGGLFPSVREY, encoded by the coding sequence ATGGTGTCTGATGTCAGTAGCGAGCAGTTGTTGGCTCTCAGGCATCGCCATTTGCTCGGGCTCGCCACGTACGCTGGTGATGAGATCCAACTCATTCTTGATACGGCGCGGGAGTTTCGCGAAGTACTCGAACGACCGATAAAGCGCGTTCCGACGCTGCGCGACGTCACCGTCGTCAATCTGTTCTTCGAGTCGTCGACACGCACCCGAATATCGTTCGAGCTCGCAGAGAAACGGCTCTCGGCGGATACGGTGAATTTCTCGGCGTCCGCATCTTCTGTGGCGAAAGGGGAGACCCTCAAGGACACGGCGCGCAACATTGAAGCGATGAAGATCGACATGGTGGTGATCCGCCACCGGTCGGCCGGCGCGGCACACTTCCTTACACGCTGCGTCGATTCGGTGGTGATCAACGCTGGCGATGGCGCACACGAACACCCTACGCAAGGCCTTCTCGACCTACTCACCATGTCGGATTCCTTTCGGACCTTCGAAGGCCTGAATGTGTCGATTATCGGAGATATCTCACACAGTCGCGTGGCGCGATCCAACATACACGGCCTGAAGGCGCTCGGTGCCAACGTAACACTTTGCGGCCCAACGACGATGATGCCGTTTGGCATCGAGGCGATGGGCGTCCGCGTGACGCACCGGCTGGACGAGGCGCTTGAAGGTTGTGATGTCGCGATGGCGCTCCGAATTCAACTTGAAAGGCAGGAAGGCGGACTGTTTCCGAGCGTTCGCGAGTATC